The stretch of DNA AATTGATGTCATGGGATTGCAGGTGCGTGGGAAAAAGTTGTGAATCACCATTAATCCACGCCGCCCATTTGTTTTGGTTATGCACTTGTTTTACTAAGCGCACCCATAATGAAGTCGCACCGGTGCCGGGAAGACCTTGAAATAAACTAAGATCCCCTTGCGGGATACCTCGCCATAAAAGGAAATCATCAAGCACATTCACCCCTGTTGCTAAACCGGGAGGGGGTTGCAGCTGTTCTGCAGAAACAAAGGGAATGTCTTTAAATTCGGGAAGGGCCAAAGACTTCATAACGCTCTCCATTTACATATAAGTTACTATGTAAATTATATGTAAGTCAAAGGGCGTATGTAAATATAGACGAAGGTTTTGATTGTTGCTGAGTTGTTAATAAGTTTAGTGATTTAAGGTGTTTACGCAATATCGCAAACTGCAAAAAGTGAAGTGCCTCCGCCAAGCTGGTCCCTGTATCACTTCCCCCAGGTTATCCCATCCGTTTCCCAGTCACAGGTCCCTGGATGGGTTGTTACTTGGGTTGCTTGGAAAGAGAAACTCCTCTAAGAGCGCTTATCCTCGAATCAGTTTTAAAAGCGTCGCGGTCATAAATAATATGACCAGAACCGCTTTAGTTAGACTCAAAACACGCCGATAACGTAAATAGGTAGATTTACGCATGGATTGTTTCTCCTTCTGCGGAGGAAATTCCACCGAAAGCGAGCTGGCGAAGGCCAAGCTCGCTTTTGCATTTCTGATACTAACTTTTAAAAGAAAATAGGAACCTAGCGACGAAGTGTCGATCCGAATTTCGGTGATTACTTCAACGCGCCTTCGGCACGCAAAAGAACTTCTTTCGTATCCGGTCCCCATTTGTATTTTAATTTGCTCGCCCCTTTGCCCACCACGCGGTGGCAAGGAATCCAATAACATACTGGGTTTTTGGCAATCGCAGAAGCAATCGCGCGAACCGCCGAAGGGCGACGCATTTTTTTTGCGACCTCCGTGTAAGTCCAGGATTTTCCCATAGGGATTTTCAAAAGTTCTAACCACACGCGTACTTGAAACTCAGTACCTTGCAGTTTGATATCATGTTTGCCAGTCCAAAAATTTCCTTTGTTCCATTTTACGGGTGTAAAAGAGCCCAGATGGAAATGATAGTGTTCGTGAAAGAATTCACCCACATCTTCTTCAAGCTTTTTTTTGCCCAGGCTGTAGTTGCCTAAATAGATCAAGTCTTTGCCTTCAAAAACAGCCAGCCAGTCGCCAAACTGTGAAGGAACTTTATAAAGTTTGAATTCTAAATCACCCATGTATCACCCCTAAGATGAGGCAGGTTTAACTCATTCCGGGGCTATACTCAAATAAGATTAAGACCTATATATCGAAAAATGAGCAAAGTGACGGGGCTCGTTGACCTCGGACAACCAAGGGTGATCGGAGTGGATCAATGCGCGACTGAGACGACCGCGAGCGATCACTTCGATAGAATGCTGACGAGCCACTTCTTTCAGATCTTGCAATGTCTTACGCACATCTTG from Bdellovibrio bacteriovorus encodes:
- a CDS encoding methylated-DNA--[protein]-cysteine S-methyltransferase — its product is MGDLEFKLYKVPSQFGDWLAVFEGKDLIYLGNYSLGKKKLEEDVGEFFHEHYHFHLGSFTPVKWNKGNFWTGKHDIKLQGTEFQVRVWLELLKIPMGKSWTYTEVAKKMRRPSAVRAIASAIAKNPVCYWIPCHRVVGKGASKLKYKWGPDTKEVLLRAEGALK